From the genome of Bradyrhizobium elkanii USDA 76, one region includes:
- a CDS encoding M81 family metallopeptidase, with protein sequence MSDRKIRIAVLHFSHETVSFLPNETTLDDFIYPGSPAKGEALLQFDPKNYMGGFVQVAREFSEVELVGIESPLWPKTYTGSGWITQEAYRTFTDKMIDGLKEEGPFDGVYLCLHGAMAVRDLPRPEADLARQVREVVGRSAFIAATFDLHGNEDETFLEQADMAFAVKYFPHYDAHLQGERAARMLVRAIRGDYKPAHRTIKVPVISPTVLQWTGARPWRDLVQRALVWEAREVDVYVNIFFGFPFADVPDVGMTVQVLTNDNPKLAEQVARDLAGTIWRLREALLQSTKLHGIAEGVALAKQAVAAGNTPVVLADHSDRSGSATWLLREIIAQDLANTVIATIADARATASLKAAGAKAGDAFDMEIGGLADESAGDPVRIQGTISAAGEGYGQFWVCVRFGRNNVLILSTYLVQVMEPFSLKALVPDIGTFDVMAIKSRVHFRRGFDDNGFAKTILPVEPEQPFLGTTRLDKLPYKNVDLAQFYPYGNPAFSEQSS encoded by the coding sequence ATGAGCGATCGCAAGATACGTATCGCCGTCCTGCATTTCTCCCACGAAACCGTCTCGTTCCTGCCGAACGAGACCACGCTCGACGACTTCATCTATCCGGGCTCGCCGGCCAAAGGCGAGGCGCTGCTGCAGTTCGATCCCAAGAACTATATGGGCGGCTTCGTGCAGGTGGCGCGCGAGTTCTCCGAGGTCGAACTGGTCGGCATCGAATCCCCGCTCTGGCCGAAGACCTACACCGGGTCTGGCTGGATCACCCAGGAAGCCTATCGCACCTTTACCGACAAGATGATCGACGGGCTGAAGGAGGAGGGACCGTTCGACGGCGTCTATCTGTGCCTGCATGGCGCGATGGCCGTGCGCGACCTGCCGCGGCCGGAGGCCGATCTGGCGCGGCAGGTCCGCGAAGTGGTCGGCCGTTCCGCCTTCATTGCCGCAACCTTCGATCTGCACGGCAACGAGGACGAGACGTTCCTTGAGCAGGCGGACATGGCGTTCGCGGTGAAATATTTCCCGCATTATGACGCGCACCTGCAGGGTGAACGCGCCGCGCGCATGCTGGTGCGGGCGATCCGCGGCGACTACAAGCCGGCGCACAGGACGATCAAGGTTCCCGTGATCTCGCCCACCGTGCTGCAATGGACCGGGGCGCGGCCTTGGAGGGATCTCGTGCAGCGCGCGCTGGTCTGGGAGGCCCGCGAGGTCGACGTCTACGTCAACATCTTCTTCGGCTTCCCGTTCGCCGACGTTCCCGATGTCGGCATGACCGTTCAGGTTCTGACCAACGACAATCCAAAGCTCGCCGAGCAGGTTGCGCGCGATCTTGCCGGCACGATCTGGCGGCTGCGCGAAGCCTTGCTGCAATCGACCAAATTGCACGGCATCGCCGAGGGCGTCGCGCTGGCCAAGCAGGCCGTCGCAGCTGGCAACACACCGGTGGTGCTGGCCGATCACAGCGACCGGTCGGGATCGGCGACCTGGCTGCTGCGTGAGATCATCGCGCAGGACCTCGCCAACACTGTCATCGCAACCATTGCCGACGCCAGGGCGACGGCGAGTCTCAAGGCCGCCGGCGCCAAGGCCGGCGATGCCTTCGACATGGAGATCGGCGGCCTTGCCGACGAGTCGGCGGGCGATCCGGTTCGGATCCAGGGCACCATCTCGGCTGCGGGCGAGGGCTATGGGCAGTTCTGGGTCTGCGTGCGTTTCGGCCGCAACAATGTGCTGATCCTGTCCACCTATCTGGTGCAGGTCATGGAGCCGTTCTCGCTGAAGGCGCTGGTGCCCGACATCGGCACCTTTGACGTGATGGCGATCAAGTCGCGGGTCCATTTCCGGCGCGGCTTCGACGACAACGGCTTTGCCAAAACGATCCTCCCGGTCGAGCCCGAGCAGCCGTTCCTCGGCACGACGCGTCTCGACAAGCTGCCCTACAAGAATGTCGATCTTGCGCAGTTCTATCCGTACGGCAATCCGGCGTTTTCGGAGCAATCGTCATGA
- a CDS encoding glutathione S-transferase N-terminal domain-containing protein, whose amino-acid sequence MTEGRYRLIGSTASPYAIKLRALMRYRRIPHDWVIMTKALREATAHLKPMLIPVLQYPDGSYRGETTTLAYDLEARHQGRSVIPEDRSIAFICDLLEDLADEWAVKPLFLYRWWDPEDQAYVSRWAGEEWSTSAAEAGSREEIEEFRQRQISRMDILGATDENRPLLEESYRRTLAAFEPHVGMKKYLFGSRPSLADFAWFGQLSEMATDPTPMRIMRERAPFTDHWVRRLDDASGVEGDWYPREQALGGFAEALLRIAGELYLPFLAANADAFAKGLERVEINVWGLPYALAPFKYQVKCLQQLREKFAALDAGERAALKPVLERTGCWAILVGG is encoded by the coding sequence ATGACGGAGGGACGCTATCGCCTGATCGGCTCGACCGCCTCGCCCTATGCGATCAAGCTGCGCGCGCTGATGCGCTACCGGCGGATTCCGCACGATTGGGTGATCATGACCAAGGCCTTGCGCGAGGCAACCGCGCATCTGAAGCCGATGCTGATCCCGGTGCTGCAATATCCTGACGGCAGCTACCGCGGCGAGACTACGACGCTGGCCTATGATCTGGAGGCCCGCCATCAGGGACGGTCGGTGATCCCGGAAGACAGGTCCATCGCTTTCATCTGCGATCTGCTCGAGGACCTCGCCGACGAATGGGCAGTGAAGCCGCTGTTTCTCTATCGCTGGTGGGATCCGGAAGATCAGGCCTATGTCTCGCGCTGGGCCGGCGAGGAGTGGTCGACGTCGGCGGCCGAGGCCGGCAGCCGCGAGGAGATCGAGGAGTTCAGGCAGCGGCAGATTTCGCGCATGGACATTCTCGGCGCGACGGATGAGAACAGGCCGCTGTTGGAGGAAAGCTACCGGCGGACGCTTGCGGCGTTCGAGCCGCATGTCGGCATGAAGAAATATCTGTTTGGCAGCCGGCCGTCGCTGGCGGATTTTGCCTGGTTCGGCCAGCTCAGCGAGATGGCGACCGACCCGACCCCGATGCGGATCATGCGCGAACGCGCACCGTTCACCGATCACTGGGTGCGGCGGCTCGATGACGCGTCAGGTGTCGAAGGTGACTGGTATCCTCGTGAGCAGGCGCTTGGCGGGTTTGCGGAGGCGCTGCTGCGGATCGCCGGCGAACTCTATCTGCCGTTCCTGGCTGCCAATGCGGATGCGTTCGCGAAGGGCCTCGAGCGGGTAGAGATCAACGTCTGGGGACTGCCCTACGCGCTGGCGCCGTTCAAATATCAGGTCAAATGCCTGCAGCAGCTGCGCGAAAAGTTTGCCGCGCTCGATGCCGGCGAACGTGCGGCGTTGAAACCGGTGCTGGAACGCACCGGCTGCTGGGCCATCCTGGTTGGAGGCTGA
- a CDS encoding 2-hydroxychromene-2-carboxylate isomerase, translating to MEKPRVRIYTDYKSPYAYVANKRLFELEETYGVELEWLPYTLRIPEFMGTVEERTPHFWRKVRYAYMDARRFANAQGLTMKGPRRIYDAFYASAGMLFAQRHGLFRRYHDTVFRKFWNHELEIDELAEIAGVITAVGGSTEAFEAYVRGPARAEHDRIIDEAEALGVFGVPSMVFNGELFWGGDRIDMLIERIKQPETIAIALGSRHRT from the coding sequence ATGGAAAAGCCGCGGGTTCGAATCTACACCGACTACAAGTCTCCCTATGCCTATGTCGCCAACAAGCGGCTGTTCGAACTCGAGGAGACATACGGCGTCGAGCTGGAATGGCTGCCCTATACGCTGCGCATTCCCGAATTCATGGGCACGGTCGAGGAGCGCACGCCGCACTTCTGGCGCAAGGTGCGCTACGCCTACATGGATGCGCGCCGGTTCGCCAACGCGCAGGGACTGACCATGAAGGGCCCGCGCCGGATCTATGACGCCTTCTACGCCAGCGCCGGCATGCTGTTCGCGCAGCGCCACGGGCTGTTCCGGCGCTATCACGACACGGTGTTCCGGAAATTCTGGAACCACGAGCTGGAGATCGACGAACTCGCGGAGATAGCGGGGGTGATCACCGCGGTCGGTGGTTCCACTGAGGCCTTCGAGGCCTATGTTCGCGGCCCTGCCCGCGCCGAACATGATCGCATTATCGACGAGGCTGAAGCGCTCGGCGTGTTCGGCGTGCCCAGCATGGTGTTCAACGGCGAGCTGTTCTGGGGCGGCGACCGCATCGACATGCTGATCGAGCGGATCAAGCAGCCGGAGACGATCGCGATCGCGCTTGGGAGCCGGCACCGGACCTAA
- a CDS encoding flavin-containing monooxygenase: protein MNIELPRQHLDLSSAIAEGDIRVLLMVLVHMTGDEKWLEPPYKPKRDVRLIPDPDAGVPKDIQDEIRAAVLNLFARGTPKPVITDPGDELMLRMMRATLGENVAPEYAPLMREEMGFVPRDVRWRERPSGEKLAQQRVLIVGAGVCAIALGVALGRLGIPYTIVEKQDEIGGTWYANRYPGCGVDTPNHSYSFSFGARNPWTRYFAQRQELLDYLLKVVREYDIRKHVRLNTELVASRWDEGKRRWISTLRTARGEETFESTALVSAIGQLNDPLPARFEGDDAFTGLKVHSALWSDDIKLDGRHVAVIGTGATAMQLVPSIADRVASVTVYQRTAQWARPVKGYSDPITEGAQWLLAHLPFYVQWYRFNMFWRYGDGLLPFLRKDPAWPYPDRAVNKGNDRHRQELADFILSELKDRPDLIEKCMPTYPPYGKRILLDNNWFKTLTKPNVELVTDKIDHFAADGIVTADGTSRQHDVIVISTGFKVSEMAARLNITGRDGKNLKQAWRDDNPTAYLGLTVPDFPNLFLMLGPNSGPAHGGSVIFQSECQSRYISACLVEMIENDIAAIDVHPDAHDAYIRDVDAEHEQLIWTHPGMTTYYRNRGGRVFSAMPWRFVDYWKMTHDPDFTQYRKSRQDS, encoded by the coding sequence ATGAATATCGAGCTTCCGCGCCAACACCTCGATCTGTCCTCCGCCATCGCCGAAGGCGACATCCGCGTGCTGCTGATGGTGCTGGTGCACATGACCGGCGACGAGAAATGGCTCGAGCCGCCCTACAAGCCGAAGCGCGACGTCCGCCTGATCCCGGATCCCGACGCCGGCGTCCCGAAGGATATCCAGGACGAGATTCGCGCGGCCGTCCTGAACCTGTTCGCGCGTGGCACGCCCAAGCCCGTCATCACCGATCCCGGCGATGAGCTGATGCTGCGGATGATGCGCGCGACGCTCGGCGAGAATGTCGCGCCGGAATATGCCCCGCTGATGCGGGAGGAGATGGGCTTCGTTCCGCGCGACGTGCGTTGGCGCGAGCGCCCTTCTGGCGAGAAGCTGGCGCAGCAGCGTGTGCTGATCGTCGGCGCCGGGGTCTGCGCGATCGCGCTTGGCGTTGCGCTCGGCCGGCTCGGCATTCCCTATACGATCGTCGAGAAGCAGGACGAGATCGGCGGCACCTGGTACGCCAACCGCTATCCCGGCTGCGGCGTCGATACGCCGAACCACTCCTATTCCTTTTCGTTCGGCGCCCGCAATCCGTGGACCCGCTATTTCGCGCAGCGCCAGGAGCTGCTCGACTATCTGCTCAAGGTCGTGCGCGAATACGACATCCGCAAACACGTCCGCCTCAATACGGAACTCGTCGCCTCGCGCTGGGACGAAGGCAAGCGGCGCTGGATCTCGACGCTGAGGACCGCCCGCGGCGAAGAAACCTTCGAATCCACCGCGCTGGTCAGCGCGATCGGCCAGCTCAACGATCCCTTGCCTGCCCGCTTTGAGGGAGACGACGCCTTCACCGGTCTGAAGGTTCATTCGGCGCTGTGGTCCGACGACATCAAGCTCGACGGCAGGCATGTCGCCGTGATCGGCACCGGCGCGACCGCGATGCAGCTGGTGCCGTCGATCGCCGACCGCGTCGCTTCGGTCACCGTCTACCAGCGCACCGCGCAATGGGCGCGGCCGGTGAAGGGCTATTCCGATCCGATCACCGAAGGCGCGCAGTGGCTGCTCGCGCATCTGCCGTTCTATGTGCAGTGGTATCGCTTCAACATGTTCTGGCGATACGGCGACGGATTGCTGCCGTTCCTGCGCAAGGATCCGGCCTGGCCGTATCCGGACCGCGCCGTCAACAAGGGCAACGACCGGCATCGCCAGGAGCTGGCCGACTTCATTCTCTCCGAGCTGAAGGATCGCCCCGACCTGATCGAGAAATGCATGCCGACCTATCCGCCCTACGGCAAGCGCATCCTGCTCGACAACAACTGGTTCAAGACGCTGACCAAACCGAATGTCGAGCTGGTCACCGACAAGATCGACCATTTCGCTGCGGATGGAATCGTCACCGCCGACGGCACATCGCGGCAGCACGACGTCATCGTGATCTCGACCGGCTTCAAGGTCTCCGAGATGGCGGCGCGGCTCAACATCACCGGACGTGACGGCAAGAATCTCAAGCAGGCGTGGCGCGACGACAATCCGACCGCCTATCTCGGCCTCACCGTGCCTGATTTCCCCAATCTCTTTCTGATGCTCGGGCCCAATTCGGGGCCTGCGCATGGCGGCAGCGTGATCTTCCAGTCGGAGTGCCAGAGCCGCTACATCTCCGCCTGCCTTGTCGAGATGATCGAGAACGACATCGCCGCGATCGACGTGCATCCCGACGCGCATGACGCATATATCCGCGACGTCGACGCCGAGCATGAGCAACTGATCTGGACGCATCCGGGTATGACGACCTATTACCGCAACAGAGGCGGCCGCGTGTTCTCGGCGATGCCGTGGCGGTTCGTCGACTACTGGAAGATGACGCACGATCCGGATTTCACCCAATATCGAAAGTCGCGACAGGACTCCTGA
- a CDS encoding SDR family NAD(P)-dependent oxidoreductase, with product MSAEGTILVTGGSRGIGAATATLLADQGHRVVIVDIAPEPPVGTTAILWPAPFDVASESAVVAGIADIEKAHGPIGGLVNAAGVFGKMHTIERVRMEQWDREVNIDLRGTFLVARSVGIGMAQRRHGAIVNVASVAGMTSGPIHAYTAAKAGVIQITQTLAAEWGRSGVRVNAVSPGFTRTAALEAGIASGALNKDLLARPTAMNRLVEPIEVAQAIAWLLSPQSSGVTGINLPVDAGYIAGTTWAAYGGLPEAPRS from the coding sequence ATGAGCGCTGAGGGCACTATCCTCGTCACCGGCGGCAGCCGCGGCATTGGCGCGGCGACCGCAACGCTGCTCGCCGATCAGGGGCATCGCGTCGTCATCGTCGACATCGCGCCCGAGCCGCCGGTTGGAACGACCGCCATCCTGTGGCCGGCGCCGTTCGACGTCGCGAGCGAGAGCGCCGTTGTCGCAGGCATTGCCGATATCGAGAAGGCGCATGGTCCGATCGGCGGCCTCGTCAACGCCGCCGGCGTGTTCGGCAAGATGCACACGATCGAACGGGTGCGGATGGAGCAATGGGACCGCGAGGTCAATATCGACCTGCGCGGCACCTTCCTGGTCGCGCGCAGCGTCGGTATCGGAATGGCACAGCGGCGGCATGGCGCGATCGTCAACGTCGCCTCGGTGGCCGGCATGACGTCGGGTCCGATCCACGCCTATACAGCGGCAAAGGCCGGCGTCATCCAGATCACGCAGACGCTCGCCGCCGAATGGGGACGTTCCGGCGTCCGCGTCAACGCGGTATCGCCCGGCTTCACCCGCACGGCCGCGCTTGAAGCCGGCATCGCATCGGGCGCGCTGAACAAGGATCTGCTGGCGCGGCCGACCGCGATGAACCGGCTGGTCGAGCCGATCGAAGTGGCGCAGGCGATCGCCTGGCTGCTCTCGCCGCAGAGCAGCGGCGTCACCGGCATCAACCTGCCGGTCGATGCCGGCTACATCGCAGGCACCACCTGGGCCGCCTATGGCGGCCTGCCGGAAGCCCCACGCAGCTGA
- a CDS encoding TetR/AcrR family transcriptional regulator, translated as MTQATSAKVTKLNRVERNAWTKQKIFDAATKVVGKYGYAEASVARITEAASVAQGTFYNHFENRQELLDQLLPKIGLDMVRFIHARTGTASEARQEVERFSAFFDFIREVPEFLRILNEAEFFAPIGYQKHFDNISSAYVRILQRARAAGATNTFSDEEFEAIVQVLMGARGYLSRRYSYSERGVTAVPDYVITAYQKLVTRGLFATSDKGRKS; from the coding sequence ATGACGCAAGCGACATCCGCCAAAGTGACAAAGCTCAACCGGGTCGAGCGCAACGCCTGGACCAAGCAGAAGATCTTCGACGCCGCGACCAAGGTCGTCGGCAAGTACGGCTATGCCGAAGCCTCGGTCGCGCGCATCACCGAGGCCGCCAGCGTCGCGCAGGGCACTTTCTACAATCATTTCGAGAACCGCCAGGAGCTGCTCGACCAGCTGCTGCCGAAGATCGGCCTCGACATGGTCCGCTTCATCCATGCGCGCACCGGCACCGCGAGCGAGGCCCGGCAGGAGGTCGAGCGCTTCAGCGCCTTCTTCGATTTCATCCGCGAGGTGCCGGAATTCCTGCGCATCCTCAACGAGGCCGAATTCTTCGCGCCGATCGGCTACCAGAAGCATTTTGACAACATCTCCAGTGCCTATGTGCGGATCCTGCAACGCGCGCGGGCAGCGGGTGCGACCAACACCTTCAGCGACGAGGAATTCGAGGCCATCGTCCAGGTGCTGATGGGCGCGCGCGGTTATCTCAGCCGCCGCTACTCCTATTCCGAACGCGGCGTCACCGCGGTGCCCGACTATGTGATCACGGCCTATCAAAAGCTGGTCACCCGCGGCCTGTTCGCCACCAGCGACAAGGGAAGAAAATCATGA
- a CDS encoding AMP-binding protein: MINLSSFIAFHARRTPDRCALKYRGEDVSYADFDLRIRQVGGWLAARGITPGDVVAVLMKNSTAFLELVFATSHIGAVFLPINYRLSADEVGYIVGNSGARLLITDEEFAAIAAGGAPIVLLDEVAQSSVTNLAPDIAPAPIHVRQPRDLMRLMYTSGTTDRPKGVMLTYENIYWKSADQTLVLGLNADTRLLVVGPLYHVGALDLPGIAVLWHGGMLCIHRTFEPEPALAAIEREKLNAAWFAPVMTTALLTCPNRERYDVSSLQWAIGGGEKTPELRIRAFSNYFKNARYIDAYGLTESCGGDTFMDAGREIEKIGSTGRAIAHVEIEIRDDAGKRLPAGQNGEICLRGPKVTQGYWKDPEKTASAFFGDWFRTGDVGYLDDDGFLYLTDRKKDMIISGGENIASSEVERVIYEMPEVREVAVIGLPDTRWGEKPVAIVVLADNAKLDLPGLTDHCRTRLAGFKVPRQLVIRDSLPRNPSGKVLKRVLRAELEATA; this comes from the coding sequence ATGATCAACCTTTCCAGCTTCATCGCATTTCATGCCCGGCGGACTCCGGACCGCTGTGCGCTGAAATATCGCGGCGAAGACGTCTCCTACGCCGACTTTGATCTGCGGATCCGGCAGGTCGGCGGCTGGCTCGCGGCGCGCGGGATCACGCCCGGCGATGTCGTCGCCGTGCTGATGAAGAACAGCACGGCCTTTCTCGAGCTGGTGTTCGCGACGAGCCATATCGGCGCGGTGTTCCTGCCGATCAACTATCGCCTCTCGGCCGACGAGGTCGGCTACATCGTCGGCAATTCCGGCGCGCGCCTCTTGATCACCGACGAGGAATTTGCCGCGATCGCCGCCGGCGGCGCGCCGATCGTGCTGCTCGATGAGGTCGCGCAGTCCAGCGTCACCAACCTTGCGCCCGACATCGCGCCGGCGCCGATCCATGTGCGCCAGCCGCGCGACCTGATGCGGCTGATGTACACCTCGGGCACGACGGATCGTCCCAAGGGGGTGATGCTCACTTACGAGAACATCTACTGGAAGTCCGCCGACCAGACCCTGGTGCTCGGGCTCAACGCGGACACGCGGCTGCTCGTCGTCGGCCCGCTCTATCACGTCGGCGCGCTCGACCTGCCCGGCATCGCGGTGCTCTGGCATGGCGGCATGCTGTGCATTCACCGCACCTTCGAGCCTGAACCCGCACTCGCCGCGATCGAGCGGGAGAAACTCAACGCTGCATGGTTCGCGCCGGTCATGACCACGGCGCTCCTCACCTGCCCGAACCGCGAGCGCTACGACGTCTCCAGCCTGCAATGGGCGATCGGTGGCGGCGAGAAGACGCCGGAGCTTCGCATCCGCGCCTTCTCAAACTATTTCAAGAACGCGCGCTACATCGATGCCTACGGTCTCACCGAAAGCTGCGGCGGCGATACCTTCATGGACGCGGGCCGCGAGATCGAGAAGATCGGCTCGACCGGCCGCGCCATCGCCCATGTCGAGATCGAGATCCGCGACGATGCCGGCAAGCGCCTGCCGGCCGGCCAGAACGGCGAGATCTGCTTGCGCGGCCCGAAGGTCACGCAGGGCTATTGGAAGGATCCGGAGAAGACCGCATCCGCGTTCTTCGGCGACTGGTTCCGCACCGGCGATGTTGGCTACCTCGACGATGACGGCTTCCTCTATCTGACCGATCGCAAGAAGGACATGATCATCTCCGGCGGTGAGAACATCGCCTCCTCTGAGGTCGAGCGCGTCATCTACGAAATGCCTGAAGTACGCGAGGTCGCGGTGATCGGCCTGCCGGACACGCGCTGGGGCGAGAAGCCGGTCGCGATCGTGGTGCTCGCCGACAACGCCAAGCTCGACCTGCCCGGTCTCACCGACCACTGCCGGACACGGCTCGCCGGCTTCAAGGTGCCGCGGCAGCTCGTCATCCGCGACAGCCTGCCGCGCAATCCATCCGGCAAGGTGCTCAAACGCGTGCTCCGCGCCGAACTCGAGGCCACCGCATGA
- a CDS encoding ABC transporter substrate-binding protein, which produces MKRTRKPGITRRSTLVLMGAGAVSFAAPWVARAQAKTIKIGMPTILSGRVAQLGTSSRNAVLLEVEKVNAAGGLAGRQIEMVIRDSKGQPQEAARIARELVNTDGCEMLLDGEASSGSFAVHEVARDLGVLCIHTCSEASSLTADPKQHIPNAFRCVRQGIHDSIVGASYAAGIAKAKGLKKWATCSPDYAYGRDTTGEFVLYLKKFAPDVEIISESWPKLFQPDYTEVVTKILQAKPQALYSCLWGGDLTSYIDQANIYAMFTQMEVFAVNMADYTALTVVKNLPKGIHSGDRYIKTFPPTPENAAWGDAYKAKYNEYPTNWSWQNATAVMFLNEAVKKANSTDGKKVAEALTGLTIKCPFGADGTVTMRADDHTLVGYAIGWGTTIPQEPYVPDVKAGDWKTIFELEAEWKKSKGYT; this is translated from the coding sequence ATGAAGAGGACCCGGAAACCGGGCATCACCCGGCGCTCGACGCTTGTGCTGATGGGCGCCGGTGCGGTGAGCTTTGCCGCGCCATGGGTGGCGCGCGCACAGGCCAAGACGATCAAGATCGGCATGCCGACCATTCTGTCGGGCCGCGTCGCGCAGCTCGGGACGTCCTCGCGCAACGCGGTGCTGCTGGAGGTCGAGAAGGTCAATGCCGCCGGCGGCCTTGCCGGACGGCAGATCGAAATGGTGATCCGCGACTCCAAGGGACAGCCGCAGGAAGCCGCGCGCATCGCGCGCGAGCTCGTCAACACCGACGGCTGCGAGATGCTGCTTGACGGCGAAGCGTCCTCGGGATCGTTCGCGGTTCACGAAGTGGCGCGGGATCTCGGCGTGCTCTGCATCCACACCTGCTCGGAAGCGTCATCGCTGACCGCCGATCCCAAGCAGCACATCCCGAACGCCTTCCGCTGCGTGCGGCAGGGCATTCATGACTCGATCGTCGGCGCCAGCTACGCGGCAGGGATCGCCAAGGCCAAGGGCCTGAAGAAATGGGCGACCTGTTCGCCCGACTACGCCTATGGCCGCGACACCACCGGCGAGTTCGTGCTGTACCTGAAGAAGTTCGCGCCCGACGTCGAGATCATCAGCGAGTCCTGGCCAAAGCTGTTCCAACCCGACTACACCGAGGTGGTGACGAAGATCCTGCAGGCCAAGCCTCAGGCGCTCTATTCCTGTCTGTGGGGCGGCGATCTCACCTCCTACATCGATCAGGCCAACATCTACGCGATGTTTACCCAGATGGAGGTGTTCGCGGTCAACATGGCCGACTACACCGCGCTCACGGTGGTGAAGAACCTGCCCAAGGGCATCCACTCCGGCGACCGCTACATCAAGACATTCCCGCCGACGCCCGAAAATGCCGCCTGGGGCGATGCCTACAAGGCCAAGTACAACGAGTATCCGACCAACTGGTCGTGGCAGAACGCCACGGCGGTCATGTTCCTCAACGAGGCCGTCAAGAAGGCGAACTCGACCGACGGCAAGAAGGTCGCGGAGGCGCTCACCGGCCTCACGATCAAGTGCCCGTTCGGCGCCGACGGCACCGTCACCATGCGCGCCGACGATCACACGCTGGTCGGTTATGCCATCGGCTGGGGCACTACGATTCCGCAGGAGCCCTACGTTCCCGATGTGAAGGCCGGAGACTGGAAGACCATCTTCGAGCTCGAAGCCGAGTGGAAGAAGAGCAAGGGCTACACCTGA
- a CDS encoding branched-chain amino acid ABC transporter permease produces the protein MDLDALASCLASPACLVTQTTSGLIIGMLLFLVAVGLTLIFGVLKVVNFSHGAFYMFGAYFAMTAYQLTGSFALAMLSGAAGTAILGLIFERVFMSRVYGRDVLMQLLVCYAFVLIFDDVVRMIWGPEFRSMGMPAAFQVPPLFIAGGVVPPYYLLLIGVALAAAVVLGLGLARSTIGKVIRAAAHNPGMVSALGINTGLIYGGVFALGGMLAGLAGALAAPVRSLTPGMGFSVLIESFIVTVIGGMGSILGALIGALLIGLIRSFGSLGFPLFTEGLMYLFMVIVLVSRPTGLFGREVA, from the coding sequence GTGGACCTCGACGCGCTCGCCAGTTGCCTCGCCAGCCCTGCCTGCCTGGTGACGCAAACCACCAGCGGCCTGATTATCGGCATGCTGCTGTTCCTTGTCGCCGTTGGGCTGACGCTGATCTTCGGCGTGCTCAAGGTCGTCAATTTCAGCCACGGCGCCTTCTATATGTTCGGCGCCTATTTCGCGATGACGGCCTATCAGCTCACCGGCAGCTTCGCGCTGGCGATGCTGAGCGGCGCCGCCGGCACCGCGATCCTCGGCCTGATCTTCGAGCGCGTGTTCATGAGCCGGGTCTATGGCCGCGACGTCCTGATGCAGCTGCTGGTCTGCTACGCCTTCGTGCTGATCTTCGACGATGTCGTCCGCATGATCTGGGGGCCTGAATTCAGGTCGATGGGCATGCCGGCCGCGTTCCAGGTGCCGCCGCTGTTCATCGCCGGCGGCGTGGTGCCGCCATATTATCTGCTCTTGATCGGGGTGGCGCTCGCCGCAGCCGTTGTTCTCGGTCTGGGGCTGGCGCGCTCCACGATCGGCAAGGTGATCCGTGCGGCCGCGCATAATCCCGGCATGGTCTCGGCGCTCGGTATCAATACCGGGTTGATCTATGGTGGCGTATTCGCGCTCGGCGGCATGCTGGCGGGACTGGCGGGAGCGCTCGCCGCGCCGGTGCGCTCGCTGACACCGGGCATGGGGTTCTCGGTGCTGATCGAGTCCTTCATCGTCACCGTGATCGGCGGCATGGGCTCGATCCTCGGCGCGTTGATCGGCGCGCTTTTGATCGGCCTGATCCGCTCCTTCGGATCGCTCGGTTTCCCGCTGTTCACCGAGGGCTTGATGTATCTGTTCATGGTGATCGTGCTGGTGTCGCGTCCGACCGGGCTGTTCGGCAGGGAGGTCGCATGA